Genomic segment of Rhodohalobacter mucosus:
AAATGTGGTATTGAAATGTTAATCAAAATTAGCAGGCAACGGCCAGGCGGGTCCCATTTAATGCGCGTGTTATTTGGCCGAATGTTTCATTCTTAACATCGACCAGTATTTTCTGCTGGAGCCTTACTATTCTCTGATTTCCATGTCTCATCAAATAAGTTAGCGTCCTCCAAAATTAGCTGTGCGAGGAAGGGGATTTCTATCGGAAGCTTATATCAAGATGGTTTATAATTAGTCAGAGGAGTGAAGTGTGCTTTTCATTGAGTTAGGCTTTGCCGGAAGACGATTTCTTTTCATTATAGATACCAAGGGCCATTAGTATAATACCTGGCCAAAATGTGAGACCTGCCATCATTCCAAAAACGATAGGATTGGGATTGGGATCAGCTGTAAATCCAAGATTCGCAGCTGCCATTGTCACAATAAGTGGCCCTGAACCTATGACCAGCATTATAAAACCGATCAGGAATATTTTATTTTTAAATACCTGCTTGGTTGTCATACGCGTACCTTTAAATGATCAGAAAAACAGCAATGTTTAATATCATCATCGCTATTATCTGATTTTTTAAGATTAAACGGAAATTGGTAAGCAGCTTATCTGTTACACTGGCATATTTTCATTGACTACACTTTCGCTTTAGCAAAAAATCTGATTTCCATTAATAGCCGGCAATATAATGGTGAGTGATTTAACCGGTTTGGCCTGCCCGGTTTAAGTTGAAATTAAAGCTCGGAATTTATCTATTACCAACTATTTTTGAACTGCCAAAAAGTGGCCGGGACCGTTCAAAAACCGTTTGTTGGTGGGCCAGAGGTATTATGAAGGAACAATAGACTTTTTGAAAATTCGGGAATGAAGTGAAACCAAAAGTAATGCTTTGCGTTTGTTGATGGCTATAAGATTTAAAAAATATTTGCCGATCATAGGGGTGCTCGCACTTCTAAAACTTATCATTCATTGGTTCGGGAATCAAAATTATGGTTTTCATCGGGATGAACTTCTTCATCTATCCGTAAGCGAACACATGGCTTGGGGGTATTTTGAATTTCCTCCATTCATTGCCTTGATTGGTAAATTATCCTACCTGCTTTTTGACTACTCCCTGGTTGGAACACGACTTTTTCCCATGCTTGCAGGAATTGGAATCCTCATCCTCTGTTGTTTAATAGCAAAAGAACTGGGCGGAAAATCAAAAGCTGTTTTGTTATCGGGTATTTGCATATTGGCGTTTGTACCCTTTTATCGAAATCATACTCTCTTTCAACCCGTTGCCTTTGATCAGTTTTTCTGGACAGCAGGATTTTATTTATTAATCAAATTCTTTAATAGCAAAAAGAAAGAGCACCTGCTTCTCATGGGGTTGATGGCAGGTTTAGGATTGATGAACAAATATACGATGCTGGTCTGGGGGTTAGGTCTCACCGTCGGACTCATATTCTATAAACGTGGTGAACTATACAAATCAACATGGTTATACATTGCCGGGGGCATATCTTTTTTAGTGTTTTTACCAAACCTCATGTGGCAGATCCAACATGATATTCCATTTCTTCTGCATCTTGACGTATTGAACCAAAAGCAGCTTGCCAATATCAGTCCGTTTGAATTTGGCTTGGCACAACTCGAACTACCCTTAACTCTTGCCGTTAGTTTGATTGGGCTGTTCGCGCTCTTCCTGAATGAGAAGATGAAAAAATATCGAAGCGTAGGCGTAACCGTATCGGTGATTTTTATAACCATGTGGGTCATGAAGTCCAAGGCGTACTATTTCTTTGCGGCGTATCCTGTTCTGTTTGCAGCCGGTGCCGTTCAAATAGAAAAATGGTTCATTAACCGCCCGGGATGGAATTACGCAGTTGCTGCTGCTCTGTTTATCCCAGCCATTCCCTTTATTCCGCAGGCTACTCCGATCCTGCCTATAGAAACTTATGTTGAATACATGAACAAACAGGAAAATGAACAAGGTCGCATTGAACTGACAGGCGATTATGCCGATATGTTTGGCTGGGAAGAACAAGTGGAATTGGTAGATAGTGTATATAAATCGCTGTTGAGCGAGTATAACCCGGAGGATATTGTAATATGGGCAGAAAATTATGGAGAAGCCGGTGCGGTTAAAATTCTAGGCGATAAATACGGGTTGCCTGATCCAATTAGCAGACATGGAAGCTTCTGGTTGTGGGGCTATGGAAATAAGGATGCTGAAGTCTGGATAAGTCTGGGAAATGAAAAAGGATCAGTCGGGCACGTATTTGAGGAGACGGAATTGGTGAAGATTATCACACATAAATACGCTATTGGAGAAGAAAATGGAATCCCGCTATATATATGTCGAAAACCTAAAGTAGATATTGAAGAGTGGTGGAGAAATTATGAGAGGAATGTTTTCGAGTGAAAAACTCGTTAACGGCTCAGCGTATAAGCGGCGAGTCGAGTAGTTTAAATTAGGGTTGCAAAGCCAAAACGAGTCCGCTTGGAAGCCATTCTAAAGAAACCCGGCCAGTACGAAACTCTTTTAATGGACTTATTTTCGTTTACTAAAACTTAATCGTGCAATTCCCGTTCAAAAATTACATTCAGTATGCCAAGATTCAGGTGTTTCGCTAAGGGGTAATGAATTTGAACCAATCGCCAACCATCTTCTCCTTCTTCATTTAACATCTTAATGAGTTCTGGCGCACCCGATTTTAACAGCTTCTCGTTATTTTTCATTTCTATGATCTTGTATTCATATTTCTTCATAAGATGAAAAGTTGGTGATTAGTTTATAAAAGTACAATAACGGCTCAGTGCCTAAGCGGCGAATCTGTTAATTATATCTGTTTGGCATTTCTGCTGTGTGGCGACCAACTCAAAAATAGGGCAAAAGGCCGAAACCGGTCAGCAGCAAACACTGGTTATGTGGAAATATTATGAGTTAAGCACATCCAATGGTTTAGCACATCGCCCAGGAAACGAACGAAGGATTTGATTGTCCATGGTTATCAGTTTGATATCCAGTTCTTCTGCAAGACTGATGAATTCACAGTCGTAGGAAGAGCAATTAGATTTATATGCCAGATCATAAACCTGAACTGAGTTCACATGAAATTCTCGTTCTTTCATCTGATTTTCTGCTTTCTCAGAGATTTGTAATGCTTCCGGCAGATCAATGAGTTTTTTTCTCATGTAAAGAATAACAACATTTCTGAACTCACTTTTCCA
This window contains:
- a CDS encoding ArnT family glycosyltransferase; translation: MAIRFKKYLPIIGVLALLKLIIHWFGNQNYGFHRDELLHLSVSEHMAWGYFEFPPFIALIGKLSYLLFDYSLVGTRLFPMLAGIGILILCCLIAKELGGKSKAVLLSGICILAFVPFYRNHTLFQPVAFDQFFWTAGFYLLIKFFNSKKKEHLLLMGLMAGLGLMNKYTMLVWGLGLTVGLIFYKRGELYKSTWLYIAGGISFLVFLPNLMWQIQHDIPFLLHLDVLNQKQLANISPFEFGLAQLELPLTLAVSLIGLFALFLNEKMKKYRSVGVTVSVIFITMWVMKSKAYYFFAAYPVLFAAGAVQIEKWFINRPGWNYAVAAALFIPAIPFIPQATPILPIETYVEYMNKQENEQGRIELTGDYADMFGWEEQVELVDSVYKSLLSEYNPEDIVIWAENYGEAGAVKILGDKYGLPDPISRHGSFWLWGYGNKDAEVWISLGNEKGSVGHVFEETELVKIITHKYAIGEENGIPLYICRKPKVDIEEWWRNYERNVFE
- a CDS encoding DUF4177 domain-containing protein, which translates into the protein MKKYEYKIIEMKNNEKLLKSGAPELIKMLNEEGEDGWRLVQIHYPLAKHLNLGILNVIFERELHD
- a CDS encoding type II toxin-antitoxin system VapC family toxin, translating into MIVVDTNVLAHFWLPSDHTEICEQLFQWDSDWVAPVLWKSEFRNVVILYMRKKLIDLPEALQISEKAENQMKEREFHVNSVQVYDLAYKSNCSSYDCEFISLAEELDIKLITMDNQILRSFPGRCAKPLDVLNS